In Streptomyces sp. NBC_01551, one DNA window encodes the following:
- a CDS encoding TIM-barrel domain-containing protein encodes MRLTRVSTGTGNPADHHPPRRRRRTPVAALLAAALTVAGLAAAGPAASGAAAAPRAAAATAGDVTGFTQSGNTFTVTASSGAKARVVVARSDIFRLWLSPDGTFTNDPAGRDLAPTTDFGSVDTAFTDAGTYYRITTGALNIRVNKSPLRFSVYRADNTTPVWQESRPTSWTGTQTTQYLERGADEQFYGTGLRLGEWALRGKTVPVAVDNKWRENDNASPAPFYMSTNGYGVMRNTWAPGSYGFNAPTTLTHDESRFDGWYFTGDSLKSVLDAYTDVSGKPFLAPMWGFELGNADCFNASNPDYQGDHDRPRHQSTPDVAGYAVDARAADMPSGWFLPNDGYGCGYTAPLKSTVDALKAKGFQTGLWTSTGLGSIADEVAVAGTRGVKTDVAWIGSGYKYAFNGVQQAVDGIEKNSDARRYVWTVDGWAGTQRNAVVWTGDTHGTWDDMRWHVPAITGAGLSALNYAAGDIDGIFGGSPKTYTRDLQWKAFTPAFMTMSGWGATNPQAGYQDKQPWRFAEPYLSVNRKYLQLKMRLMPYLYTMSRVAHESGVPSTRAMVLEYPDDPVARGNLTSGQFMAGDSFLVAPVVSDTAVRDGIYLPAGTWTDYWTGRTYAGPGWLNNYQAPLDTLPLFVKGGAIVPMWPQMNHSGEKPVSTLTYDIHPRGATSFSLYEDDGLTRAHQSGAFARQQVNVSAPATGSGTVTVSVGAPTGSYAGKPASRGYEFSLHVASAPGSVTADGAALTRLTSKSAYDAAASGWFFDPADRAGVLWVKTGTKSGAFTVSATGTAVPAAEPVPAGSAAIPQSAWTLVSADSQESAGENGAAGNAFDGNTATIWHTAWSGGTPAPLPHEIRIDLGARYTVDGLGYLPRQDGGVNGRVGGYEVYVSDTTTDWGSPVASGTLADTAAAKRISLSAKTGRYLRFKALTEAGGRGPWTSAAELTLTGRAAPLPAGATLVQAASGRCLDLPYSATTPGTEPTLYSCHGGPNQRWSLQADGRVTGLGGVCLDAANASKVTVQTCGGATGQTWQPGPDGSLRTAGQCLAPVGAGTANGTKVTRTACDGSAAQRWTFTP; translated from the coding sequence ATGAGACTCACCCGCGTCAGCACCGGCACCGGCAACCCGGCCGACCACCACCCCCCACGCCGACGGCGGCGCACCCCCGTGGCCGCGCTGCTCGCCGCCGCCCTCACCGTGGCCGGGCTCGCCGCCGCCGGCCCGGCCGCCTCAGGGGCCGCCGCCGCACCCCGGGCGGCGGCGGCCACCGCCGGTGACGTCACCGGATTCACCCAGTCCGGGAACACCTTCACCGTCACCGCGTCCAGCGGTGCCAAGGCCCGCGTGGTCGTCGCCCGCTCCGACATCTTCCGGCTCTGGCTCTCGCCCGACGGCACCTTCACCAACGACCCGGCCGGCCGCGACCTCGCCCCCACCACCGACTTCGGCTCCGTGGACACGGCCTTCACCGACGCTGGGACGTACTACCGCATCACCACCGGTGCCCTGAACATACGCGTCAACAAATCACCGCTCCGCTTCTCCGTCTACCGGGCCGACAACACCACCCCGGTCTGGCAGGAGAGCCGGCCCACCAGCTGGACCGGCACCCAGACCACCCAGTACCTGGAGCGCGGCGCCGACGAGCAGTTCTACGGCACCGGCCTGCGCCTGGGGGAGTGGGCCCTGCGCGGCAAGACCGTCCCCGTCGCCGTCGACAACAAGTGGCGCGAGAACGACAACGCCAGCCCGGCCCCCTTCTACATGTCCACCAACGGCTACGGCGTCATGCGCAACACCTGGGCACCCGGCTCGTACGGATTCAACGCCCCCACCACCCTCACCCACGACGAAAGCCGCTTCGACGGCTGGTACTTCACCGGCGACTCCCTCAAATCCGTCCTCGACGCCTACACCGACGTCAGCGGAAAACCCTTCCTGGCCCCGATGTGGGGCTTCGAACTCGGCAACGCCGACTGCTTCAACGCCTCCAACCCCGACTACCAGGGCGACCACGACCGCCCGCGCCACCAGAGCACCCCCGACGTGGCCGGCTACGCCGTCGACGCCCGCGCCGCCGACATGCCCTCGGGCTGGTTCCTCCCCAACGACGGCTACGGCTGCGGCTACACCGCGCCGCTCAAATCCACCGTCGACGCCCTGAAGGCCAAGGGCTTCCAGACCGGACTGTGGACCTCCACCGGCCTCGGCTCCATCGCCGACGAGGTCGCCGTGGCCGGCACCCGGGGCGTGAAGACCGACGTCGCCTGGATCGGCAGCGGGTACAAGTACGCCTTCAACGGGGTCCAGCAGGCCGTGGACGGCATCGAGAAGAACTCCGACGCCCGCCGCTACGTCTGGACCGTCGACGGCTGGGCCGGCACCCAGCGCAACGCCGTAGTCTGGACCGGCGACACCCACGGCACCTGGGACGACATGCGCTGGCACGTACCCGCCATCACCGGCGCCGGCCTCTCCGCCCTCAACTACGCCGCCGGCGACATCGACGGCATCTTCGGCGGCAGCCCCAAGACGTACACCCGCGACCTGCAGTGGAAGGCCTTCACCCCCGCCTTCATGACCATGTCCGGCTGGGGCGCCACCAACCCGCAGGCCGGCTACCAGGACAAACAGCCCTGGCGCTTCGCCGAGCCGTACCTGTCCGTCAACCGCAAGTACCTCCAGCTCAAGATGCGCCTGATGCCGTACCTCTACACGATGAGCCGCGTCGCCCACGAGAGCGGCGTCCCCAGCACCCGGGCGATGGTCCTCGAATACCCCGACGACCCGGTGGCCCGCGGCAACCTCACCAGCGGCCAGTTCATGGCCGGCGACTCCTTCCTCGTCGCGCCCGTGGTCTCCGACACCGCCGTCCGCGACGGCATCTACCTCCCCGCCGGCACCTGGACGGACTACTGGACGGGCCGGACGTACGCCGGTCCGGGCTGGCTGAACAACTACCAGGCCCCCCTCGACACCCTGCCCCTGTTCGTCAAGGGCGGCGCCATCGTGCCGATGTGGCCCCAGATGAACCACTCCGGCGAGAAGCCCGTCTCCACCCTCACCTACGACATCCACCCGCGCGGCGCCACCTCCTTCAGCCTCTACGAGGACGACGGCCTCACCCGCGCCCACCAGTCCGGCGCGTTCGCCCGCCAGCAGGTGAACGTCAGCGCCCCCGCCACCGGTTCCGGCACGGTCACCGTCTCCGTCGGCGCCCCGACCGGCAGCTACGCCGGCAAACCGGCCTCCCGGGGCTACGAGTTCTCCCTCCACGTGGCCTCCGCGCCCGGCTCGGTCACCGCGGACGGCGCCGCGCTCACCCGGCTCACCTCCAAGAGCGCCTACGACGCGGCCGCGTCCGGCTGGTTCTTCGACCCGGCCGACCGAGCGGGCGTCCTGTGGGTCAAGACCGGTACGAAGTCGGGCGCCTTCACCGTCTCCGCCACCGGGACCGCCGTCCCCGCGGCCGAGCCGGTCCCCGCCGGCTCCGCCGCCATCCCGCAGTCGGCCTGGACCCTCGTCTCCGCCGACAGCCAGGAGAGCGCCGGCGAGAACGGCGCCGCCGGCAACGCCTTCGACGGCAACACCGCCACCATCTGGCACACCGCCTGGTCCGGGGGCACCCCCGCCCCGCTCCCGCACGAGATCCGGATCGACCTCGGCGCCCGCTACACGGTCGACGGCCTCGGCTACCTGCCCCGCCAGGACGGCGGCGTCAACGGCCGCGTCGGCGGCTACGAGGTCTACGTCTCCGACACCACCACCGACTGGGGGTCCCCCGTGGCGAGCGGCACCCTCGCCGACACCGCGGCCGCCAAGCGCATCTCCCTGTCCGCCAAGACCGGTCGCTACCTGCGGTTCAAGGCCCTGACCGAGGCCGGCGGCCGCGGCCCCTGGACCAGCGCCGCCGAGCTCACCCTCACGGGGCGCGCAGCCCCGTTGCCCGCCGGCGCCACCCTTGTCCAGGCCGCCTCCGGGCGCTGCCTGGACCTCCCGTACAGCGCGACCACACCCGGCACCGAACCGACGCTCTACTCCTGCCACGGCGGCCCCAACCAGCGCTGGAGCCTCCAGGCCGACGGCCGTGTCACCGGGCTCGGGGGAGTCTGCCTCGACGCCGCGAACGCCTCGAAGGTCACCGTCCAGACCTGCGGCGGCGCCACCGGCCAGACCTGGCAGCCCGGCCCGGACGGCAGTCTCCGTACGGCCGGCCAGTGCCTCGCCCCGGTCGGCGCGGGCACCGCCAACGGCACCAAGGTCACCAGGACCGCCTGCGACGGCAGTGCGGCCCAGCGCTGGACCTTCACCCCGTGA